The Candidatus Bipolaricaulota bacterium DNA window AGGCTCTCCGGGGCATACTCGATGGTCGGGATCCCCAGCTCGGCAAGGAGCGGAGCCATCCCCTTGTCCTTCAGCGGGTTGGACAGGACCAGATCCGGGGACAGGGAGGCGATCTCCTCGACGTTCGGGACGCCGAACGTGATCTTCTCCTTCAGGTCGGGATCGATTGTCTTGAGAGCCGCTGGGGCATTCGCCGCGTCCTTCACCCCGACGTACCCCGCCATGACCAGCCTGCCCTGCGCCCCGAGAGCGTAGACGTAGTAGGTGGAAATCCCGTAGACGCTTGCGATTCGGGTCACCGGCTGGGTGACCAGCACCGTGCGGCCGGTCTGATCGACCACGGTCACCGTCCCCGCGAGCGTCACAACTCCAACCAAGAGCACCAATACCGATACCAACAGGATCTTCTTCATCGCTTCTCCTTTTCAAGTTCTTGAGCGCAATTGCGCAGCCAATCTATCGTCGCCTGGAGCTGCCCCAACCGGAACGAGAGGGCGAACCGACCGAGGAGTTCGTCCCCCAATCCGAGCCCCCGCCGGGAGGAGAGGCGCGCCCGGGTCCGCTCGAGGATCTCGATCTCATCGTCGATCAGTCCCTTCATCCGTTCCGGGGCCAACCGATGCAGGAAGTACAGTTTGGCAAGGAACTCCACCCGCACGTCCCGCAGGTGGCGGACCGGGGTCGTGACCCAGTCCCAGAACGCCTCCTCCCCGGCCGGGGTGATCGTGA harbors:
- a CDS encoding helix-turn-helix transcriptional regulator — its product is MAREAFPVEEAILGAILMGAGHGYAIKRELSSGLGPVWRIAPSRLYHALARLEAEGLVRGRTEPQPGRPPRRVFTITPAGEEAFWDWVTTPVRHLRDVRVEFLAKLYFLHRLAPERMKGLIDDEIEILERTRARLSSRRGLGLGDELLGRFALSFRLGQLQATIDWLRNCAQELEKEKR